Within the Tursiops truncatus isolate mTurTru1 chromosome 19, mTurTru1.mat.Y, whole genome shotgun sequence genome, the region GGGAGTCCCTGGTGTCCAGGCTGTCCTTTGCCCCAAAGGCCCGAGGCCCCCAACGTCCCCCGCCGGGTCCCACTCCAACTCTGCGGGAGTGGGGAGGCTACTGGGTGCCCAGGGCCCCCAGACCCCACCAGGTCCTGGCCCGTCTGAGTCCCCCTCGACCTCCAAGTCCTGCTCCAGTGTGCTGGCCTCCTCAAACACCTGGTCAGAGGACAGAGGTCATGAGGGTTGGGATCGGCGCCTGCGCCAGGGACCGCCAGGGTGGGCCATACCAGGCTGTAGCTGACCAGCTGGGCCTGCAGCCGCCACAGCTGCCGGAGGATGCTGTCTCGGTGGGCTCTGAAGGCCCTTAGGACCTGCTCCAGGGATGCCCGGGCCTGAGGCTCACTCCGCTGTGCCAGCCCCTCACCGAACACCAGCAGTGCATCTAAACGCTCAGCTGCCCCACGCAGGTCTGCCTGTAGGGCCTGGGTACACATGGTTGGACATCACCAACACCACACcagcccatccccaccccccgcctccatACACACACAGCAGGGGCACCAGAGACCTGAGACCTGGAGTCACTATCCCCACCCCCTCTGCCATCCAGACACCTGGAACATGGAATAAACCCATTTCCCACCCTGGGAAGCTGGCACCCACTCCTGaggccctgcccaccctcccacgTTTTGGCTTCCCACTGCTCACCTGCAGCTGGACCATCCTGCTCTGGGCTGAtgcccagggccccaggcctTGCTCCAGGTCCTGCAGCCGGAGGCCCAGCCCCAAAAGGCAAAGATGCAGGCTGTCCTGCTCAGCCTCTAATCCCCAGCCAGAGATGGGGCGCTGGGGAACACAGGGGGCTGAGTCAGAGCCAGTGAGCCAACCAAGGCCTGGCCCGCACCCATTGCACCCAGGCTCCTGCCCTCTGGGTGCTTCTCTGCAGCAGAGTCCATCTCTGGGTCTGCACCAGGGTTGCTCCCACCTAGAGAAACCTCCCAGTGGAGCCAGGCCTGAGAACCTCTAGTTCAAATTCTCCAGGTTTTCAAGGCTCCTAGAAACTTGTACATATAGGGCCTGGGGCtctggagagggagagggtgaTGGAGCTGGATAGCCCCACGAGGAATGGGGCTACGCCAGGGCCAATGATGAAAGAATTCTCTCTCAGTTGGTAAAATACTGAATAGTGATAGTTAAAGAATCATTGTCTAGAGCATCCCTCCCCATACAGATGCCCAACATTTTTCCAGAATCATCACCTCATCCCCGGTGTGGAAGCCAGATCCTGGGAGACAGACAGGAAGTAGGGACTGGCACAGGGGCCTAGTTCACCTCAGCTCACCTCACGGTGTTTGGCCCCAGCCGAGTCCTCATGAGAAGGGGGCGTTGGCAATCTGGGGAGGCCAGCAGCAAGTTCAGTGCCCCTCGGCCCACCCTGGAAGGGCTCAGGAGGGTCCAAGGAGTCCTGCCCCAGCTTCTGGGCCTGTTCTGACCtgggatggtggggggggggggcattgaCAGGCCCCTGGGTGAGCCTAGGTGCCCATTATCCACCCTACCCTACCCCTGTCCCCAGTTACCTCTCTCATGTCCCCAGGTGATCTTAGCTACAATACCTCCTACCCTCAAAAGGCCCCTGCTACTGCCTCCACCCTTTGGGGACCACAGTTTCAAAAGCCCCAGCTCGTACCTGATTCTCTCCTCTCCAGAGGCGGAGCAGATGGTGCATCCAGATGTGTTCAGTTCCCTAGGGGCTCCAGGCGGGTGGCTGAAGGGCTCTGAGGGGGGTGTAGGGCCCAGGCGTGGGGGCAGGGCCATATTGGGGAGCCTGAGGACAGAGAGTCAGTGAGTAGAAGCCCTTTTCCTATCCTCCCAGACTTCCTCAGTAGGACTCACCCAGGCCTGAGGCAGCCAGAAGCCCAGGGGCAGGCTCAGCTCCACCTCTTTCTAGGAGGAACCTGGACCCAGGTAATTTGATGCCCAGCTCAGGTGATAGTAGCACCACTTaactccttcctccccagcagaCCAGTAGCTGAACCTCCCAAGCTCACCCCACCCACCTAAGGGGTTTCCAGATATAACCCTGCTCCTCAAGAGCCCTGGGTTCTTCTCCACTCTGTGACCCGAACATCTGACCTCGGCAGCCCACACCATCCATCTAAGGTCCCGGACGCAGCGCCCCTCAGGAACCCAAACAtctggccccccacccccaaatgtcCAAAACCAGAGTAAGATTGTTTTGTTGGTGGTTTATTTGGAATGGGGCCTTTTCCTGTGGTTCCCTCACAGGTACTGGGAAAATAACCCGGGGGGAACCGCCTCTGCCCACAGGGAGCCAGCAGTCCAGAGCAGGTGAGAGCTCGGGAATCCGAGCGGGTCCTGGGTCCTGGCGTCACTTGCTGAGCAGGAGGCCAGCGCGCAGCACGCGGGGTACGCGGCGGATGGTCAGCGAGACGCGGGTGCCGCGGACCAAGCGGGCTCCAGCTTGCGCCGAGGGGCAAGCGGCTGCGTTGCGCGGCAGGGAGGCGGCGTCGAGCGCGTCTACGCTGGCGGCTGCGATGCCGTGGAGGAGGCGCGTGTAGGCGGTGCCACGGAGCACCAGCAGGCTGCGCGGTTCAAGCAACAGCGAGGTGGCCggccggggcgggggccggggctgCGGGGGGGGTTGAAGGTTAGCGGGTCCCCAGAAGTTAGGAGTGGGGTAGGCGAGAGGTCAGCGGGTTTGGGGGTTCAGGGGGCGAGGGTCAGCGAGTCCCAGGGGCAAAGGCTGAGGGGCAAGTGTGCTCCTAGGGATCGAGGCTTTGGAGTGAAAATCCCGcgggggccagggccagggccagggccggGCTTCCAGGGAAGTGGAgacggggtggtggtggggtgtcaGCAGCCCCTCGGCAGGGACTAGGCTGCAGATGGGGGTGTCTAAGGGCCTAAGGGAACTGCAGCTGGGCTCTGcaaggagctggggctgggaccGAGGGATCAGTGGTCCCAGGAAACTGAGTGGAACTGGGCTGAGGACTTGGCTGAagccaggaagggaggaagagatgaACAGGTGTGGTCTGGGAGGATGTGCGGATATCAGGATGTTTTGAGGACACCAGCAGAGTGGGAGGGGGTGTCAGTGCATCTAGGAGCGTGTAGGATTAAAAAGAGCAGCCGTAAGGAGCAGTTGGTGTCAGGGTGTCCAGGGAGTTTCTGTGTCCAGGGGGTGTCAGACATACAGCAAAGAAAGAGGTCAGGGAAGCTGCTGTCATGAGCAACACAGAGGGGAGGCAGGATATCTGGGGGCCCTTGAGCAGCAAGTCATGTGTTGCGGTGCCAAGGAGAATCTGGGGGTGTCCTGCATGACAGATCACATTATTGGAGGGGGAGGTAGGAAGTCAGTGTTGGGGTGCCTGTGCAGTGGCCACTGAAAGGGTGTCTGGCAGGATGTCAGCAACAACCCTGAGTGGCTGGTGTTGGGGTATCTGAGGATGTCCGTGTCTGTTGGAGAACTGGGGAGCCCTGCATGCGGTACTGGAGCGCTCTGAATGTATGGAGCCAGGGGATCTGTAGGCTGTCAGGGTATTCATTCAGCAGATGGGGGTATTGGGGTACCCGTGGATATCATGATTTCTAGGGCACCCTGCAGGCAGATGGGCTGGGCATCTGGGCGGATGTGGGTGCCCTCCATGAGGGGACAGAGGAAGATGTCTGGAAGGGTATCAGGGGTACCCCGCAGGCAGGTGGGATTGGGGCCTCTTAGAGGATATGGGGCCTCTTAGAGGATATGGGGCGATGTCTCAGGGCCCACCTGCTCTGTAGGGTCATCGTCCTCTGGCTGCCGAGGCTCGTAGAGGTCCAGCATGGTGTGGGAGCCCAAGCTGATGGTGCTGACAGTCGGGTAGTACAGTGGCCCATCCTcgtggggctggggagtgggtaCCAGGGCTGGACAGGGCAGGAGTCCACACACCCCCACCCTCAGGTGAAAGCGGGGCTCCCCAGCTGGGGACAGGGAGGTGAGTGTTTGCTTGGGGTATGTGGCTGCTTAATGAGAGTGGATGTGGGTCGACAGGATGCCCTGCCCCATGATGGATCCGAGGTCTGGGGGTCGGGGTGAGAGTGTGGTTACCATGATGCCCTCCCCAGGCAGATACTGGTTCACAAGGACGTGGTTGGCTGGGAGACCCCCAAAAAGGCTGAGGTCAGACACTTTGTCCACGTAACGCTGGAGCCACGGTGGCAGCCGTTCAGGAACCATCCCCCGGGGATGGGGGAGCCCACCTGGGGGAGGGAAATGGGGTGCTGAGGGCACCCAACAAGGAGCTCTGGCATGTGGAGCCCCCATTAGGGATATCCCAGTGGTTGGTAGCACTCTGACCTCCTCGGGGACCCCTAAATCTTTGGAGATCACCACTCCACCCTTCAAAGGTTTCCTGACTTCTCCAAACCCCTAGAGATACCCTCCAACTCATCAGGAAATCCCTAAGCCCTCAGGACCTCCAGTGACCCCTGAGAATCCTCCTGGCCCTTGGGACCCCTTGAACCCTCAAGGACCTCCCCCCGGCACCCTGACGCCTCAATGTCCTGAGACTATCCAACCTGAGCTGCCTACCCCAGTCCCCAGCCCTAAATCACCCATGCCCACAGCCGGAGACACTTACCCCAGTTCTGTAACTTCCTCCCGGAGAGCTGGGTCCACTTTGGTTTTGGGGCATTGAAGAcctgggaggtgggaagggggtcAGTCCTTTTCCAGGACCACCCTCTCTGATTCTCCCACCCAGGCCAACATAGGGGTTTTCACCTAGGGTGGAAATGGGTCATCTCAGTGTCTGTGGGATCATTCTCCGAGACAGTGTTCCCAGGATTTTGTTCTTGCCCTTTCCCCTGTGGAGGCCGCTGGCCTCAAAGCCCCTCTGTGTCTAGGGATTGAGGGAGGGAACCAGAGCTACCCAATCAGGGTCTGAGTCTACTCAGAGCTCTGGGCTGGGTTGGGCTCTTTCAGCCCAGCAAACAGTCTGCACTCTGTAATTTCGTGATTCCTGGGCTATCTCAGCACAGTCTGAGTCCTGGAACCTCCTTGTTCCTCTTGCCTGGGGGAGAAAACGTGCTCAACTGGGCTATTCAGTATAACCAAGAGAGTACGTTGAAAATTCTCCACTGCCAAGACCCCAAGGGTCTAAAAAGGGTTATCTCAAAAAGTCTAAGAAATCTCCTTATTTCCTTCATTGTTATGGGGCTGGAAGCGGCTGTCTCAGTATGAGAGTCTGAGTTTTGGAGCTAACTCATTCCTGGGACTCAAACTAGACAGGACTAGTTGGGATAGCACAGGGAAGATCTGTGCTCTATAACCAAGGCTCTGGGGCTGCAAAGGGCTATCCCAGTGCACAGACTCTGAGCTTTGTAAAATTCTCCTTTCCCCAGACCTTAAGAATAGAGTACAGACTGGGCTATCTAACATTCTGAGGCCTGGGTTATCTCAGCACAGAAATCTGAACACTGTAAATTCTTCATTCCCCAAATCTCAAGGGAGTGAACTGGGCTACCTCAGCCTATGTTATAACCTCCTTCTCTCTAAGGTAGCCGGATAGGGCTGTCTTAGCACAGGGAGTCTTAGCTCCATAATAACCACCACCTTTCTAAGAATCAGTttggggggttccctggtggtctagtgattCGGTACTTTCattgccatggcccaggttcaatccctaggggaatgagatcccacaagccacgtggcgtggccaaaaaaaaaaaaagaatcagtttgGTTTCCCCTAAGCTTCCTGGGAAAAGCCCTTTCTGACAGGCCCCAGCAGGTGCTGAGAAAGGAACAGGGAAGGTGGTGAGGGATGGGTGCCAGGTGGCACTCTCCCTCCTGCAAGAATCCTCACTGTGACCTTTCGGGCTCTCCTACGAGAACTGGGGGTTGAAGAGGTTCTGGGAAGAGGGGATAAACAGGTCACCTGTCGAAGCAAATACTCCTCCTCTTCCTTGGAGATGAAGTCAGGGACATAGTAGATTACAGGTGGTGCCTAGGATAGAGAGATCCCCCCTGAAGGTGTGACCTTTGGACCCACAC harbors:
- the SYNE4 gene encoding nesprin-4 isoform X3, which codes for MALPPRLGPTPPSEPFSHPPGAPRELNTSGCTICSASGEERIRLPTPPSHEDSAGAKHRERPISGWGLEAEQDSLHLCLLGLGLRLQDLEQGLGPWASAQSRMVQLQALQADLRGAAERLDALLVFGEGLAQRSEPQARASLEQVLRAFRAHRDSILRQLWRLQAQLVSYSLVFEEASTLEQDLEVEGDSDGPGPGGVWGPWAPSSLPTPAELEWDPAGDVGGLGPLGQRTAWTPGTPCELCGRRGPQGRGQSLEDMLMSGLSHRKHLTGHRRRSLLRKSQDKMRQASPNVQDVMLEVDPGSPTPASRRPLTFLLLLLFLLLVGATLLLPMSGDSCCSPARLARTPYLVLSYVNGPPPI
- the ALKBH6 gene encoding alpha-ketoglutarate-dependent dioxygenase alkB homolog 6 isoform X3, with protein sequence MTGYTDLMSMEDQDARVPALEPFRVEQAPPVIYYVPDFISKEEEEYLLRQVFNAPKPKWTQLSGRKLQNWAPHFPPPGGLPHPRGMVPERLPPWLQRYVDKVSDLSLFGGLPANHVLVNQYLPGEGIMPHEDGPLYYPTVSTISLGSHTMLDLYEPRQPEDDDPTEQPAGAPWHRLHAPPPRHRSRQRRRARRRLPAAQRSRLPLGASWSPLGPRHPRLADHPPRTPRAARWPPAQQVTPGPRTRSDSRALTCSGLLAPCGQRRFPPGYFPSTCEGTTGKGPIPNKPPTKQSYSGFGHLGVGGQMFGFLRGAASGTLDGWCGLPRSDVRVTEWRRTQGS
- the ALKBH6 gene encoding alpha-ketoglutarate-dependent dioxygenase alkB homolog 6 isoform X2 encodes the protein MGIWWTESGGSTVGAHCVWAGSLRVHCVAFEMLRTSRFSKPRMTGYTDLMSMEDQDARVPALEPFRVEQAPPVIYYVPDFISKEEEEYLLRQVFNAPKPKWTQLSGRKLQNWGGLPHPRGMVPERLPPWLQRYVDKVSDLSLFGGLPANHVLVNQYLPGEGIMPHEDGPLYYPTVSTISLGSHTMLDLYEPRQPEDDDPTEQPAGAPWHRLHAPPPRHRSRQRRRARRRLPAAQRSRLPLGASWSPLGPRHPRLADHPPRTPRAARWPPAQQVTPGPRTRSDSRALTCSGLLAPCGQRRFPPGYFPSTCEGTTGKGPIPNKPPTKQSYSGFGHLGVGGQMFGFLRGAASGTLDGWCGLPRSDVRVTEWRRTQGS
- the SYNE4 gene encoding nesprin-4 isoform X4, with product MALPPRLGPTPPSEPFSHPPGAPRELNTSGCTICSASGEERIRSEQAQKLGQDSLDPPEPFQGGPRGTELAAGLPRLPTPPSHEDSAGAKHRERPISGWGLEAEQDSLHLCLLGLGLRLQDLEQGLGPWASAQSRMVQLQALQADLRGAAERLDALLVFGEGLAQRSEPQARASLEQVLRAFRAHRDSILRQLWRLQAQLVSYSLDMLMSGLSHRKHLTGHRRRSLLRKSQDKMRQASPNVQDVMLEVDPGSPTPASRRPLTFLLLLLFLLLVGATLLLPMSGDSCCSPARLARTPYLVLSYVNGPPPI
- the SYNE4 gene encoding nesprin-4 isoform X5 — protein: MALPPRLGPTPPSEPFSHPPGAPRELNTSGCTICSASGEERIRSEQAQKLGQDSLDPPEPFQGGPRGTELAAGLPRLPTPPSHEDSAGAKHREVFEEASTLEQDLEVEGDSDGPGPGGVWGPWAPSSLPTPAELEWDPAGDVGGLGPLGQRTAWTPGTPCELCGRRGPQGRGQSLEDMLMSGLSHRKHLTGHRRRSLLRKSQDKMRQASPNVQDVMLEVDPGSPTPASRRPLTFLLLLLFLLLVGATLLLPMSGDSCCSPARLARTPYLVLSYVNGPPPI
- the SYNE4 gene encoding nesprin-4 isoform X1 translates to MALPPRLGPTPPSEPFSHPPGAPRELNTSGCTICSASGEERIRSEQAQKLGQDSLDPPEPFQGGPRGTELAAGLPRLPTPPSHEDSAGAKHRERPISGWGLEAEQDSLHLCLLGLGLRLQDLEQGLGPWASAQSRMVQLQALQADLRGAAERLDALLVFGEGLAQRSEPQARASLEQVLRAFRAHRDSILRQLWRLQAQLVSYSLVFEEASTLEQDLEVEGDSDGPGPGGVWGPWAPSSLPTPAELEWDPAGDVGGLGPLGQRTAWTPGTPCELCGRRGPQGRGQSLEDMLMSGLSHRKHLTGHRRRSLLRKSQDKMRQASPNVQDVMLEVDPGSPTPASRRPLTFLLLLLFLLLVGATLLLPMSGDSCCSPARLARTPYLVLSYVNGPPPI
- the ALKBH6 gene encoding alpha-ketoglutarate-dependent dioxygenase alkB homolog 6 isoform X1, with the protein product MGIWWTESGGSTVGAHCVWAGSLRVHCVAFEMLRTSRFSKPRMTGYTDLMSMEDQDARVPALEPFRVEQAPPVIYYVPDFISKEEEEYLLRQVFNAPKPKWTQLSGRKLQNWAPHFPPPGGLPHPRGMVPERLPPWLQRYVDKVSDLSLFGGLPANHVLVNQYLPGEGIMPHEDGPLYYPTVSTISLGSHTMLDLYEPRQPEDDDPTEQPAGAPWHRLHAPPPRHRSRQRRRARRRLPAAQRSRLPLGASWSPLGPRHPRLADHPPRTPRAARWPPAQQVTPGPRTRSDSRALTCSGLLAPCGQRRFPPGYFPSTCEGTTGKGPIPNKPPTKQSYSGFGHLGVGGQMFGFLRGAASGTLDGWCGLPRSDVRVTEWRRTQGS
- the ALKBH6 gene encoding alpha-ketoglutarate-dependent dioxygenase alkB homolog 6 isoform X7, producing MVPERLPPWLQRYVDKVSDLSLFGGLPANHVLVNQYLPGEGIMPHEDGPLYYPTVSTISLGSHTMLDLYEPRQPEDDDPTEQPAGAPWHRLHAPPPRHRSRQRRRARRRLPAAQRSRLPLGASWSPLGPRHPRLADHPPRTPRAARWPPAQQVTPGPRTRSDSRALTCSGLLAPCGQRRFPPGYFPSTCEGTTGKGPIPNKPPTKQSYSGFGHLGVGGQMFGFLRGAASGTLDGWCGLPRSDVRVTEWRRTQGS
- the ALKBH6 gene encoding alpha-ketoglutarate-dependent dioxygenase alkB homolog 6 isoform X6 — protein: MGIWWTESGGSTVGAHCVWAGSLRVHCVAFEMLRTSRFSKPRMTGYTDLMSMEDQDARVPALEPFRVEQAPPVIYYVPDFISKEEEEYLLRQVFNAPKPKWTQLSGRKLQNWAPHFPPPGGLPHPRGMVPERLPPWLQRYVDKVSDLSLFGGLPANHVLVNQYLPGEGIMPRPPPRPATSLLLEPRSLLVLRGTAYTRLLHGIAAASVDALDAASLPRNAAACPSAQAGARLVRGTRVSLTIRRVPRVLRAGLLLSK
- the ALKBH6 gene encoding alpha-ketoglutarate-dependent dioxygenase alkB homolog 6 isoform X4, whose translation is MGIWWTESGGSTVGAHCVWAGSLRVHCVAFEMLRTSRFSKPRMTGYTDLMSMEDQDARVPALEPFRVEQAPPVIYYVPDFISKEEEEYLLRQVFNAPKPKWTQLSGRKLQNWAPHFPPPGGLPHPRGMVPERLPPWLQRYVDKVSDLSLFGGLPANHVLVNQYLPGEGIMPHEDGPLYYPTVSTISLGSHTMLDLYEPRQPEDDDPTEQPRPPPRPATSLLLEPRSLLVLRGTAYTRLLHGIAAASVDALDAASLPRNAAACPSAQAGARLVRGTRVSLTIRRVPRVLRAGLLLSK
- the SYNE4 gene encoding nesprin-4 isoform X2; its protein translation is MALPPRLGPTPPSEPFSHPPGAPRELNTSGCTICSASGEERIRSEQAQKLGQDSLDPPEPFQGGPRGTELAAGLPRLPTPPSHEDSAGAKHRERPISGWGLEAEQDSLHLCLLGLGLRLQDLEQGLGPWASAQSRMVQLQALQADLRGAAERLDALLVFGEGLAQRSEPQARASLEQVLRAFRAHRDSILRQLWRLQAQLVFEEASTLEQDLEVEGDSDGPGPGGVWGPWAPSSLPTPAELEWDPAGDVGGLGPLGQRTAWTPGTPCELCGRRGPQGRGQSLEDMLMSGLSHRKHLTGHRRRSLLRKSQDKMRQASPNVQDVMLEVDPGSPTPASRRPLTFLLLLLFLLLVGATLLLPMSGDSCCSPARLARTPYLVLSYVNGPPPI
- the ALKBH6 gene encoding alpha-ketoglutarate-dependent dioxygenase alkB homolog 6 isoform X5 — protein: MGIWWTESGGSTVGAHCVWAGSLRVHCVAFEMLRTSRFSKPRMTGYTDLMSMEDQDARVPALEPFRVEQAPPVIYYVPDFISKEEEEYLLRQVFNAPKPKWTQLSGRKLQNWGGLPHPRGMVPERLPPWLQRYVDKVSDLSLFGGLPANHVLVNQYLPGEGIMPHEDGPLYYPTVSTISLGSHTMLDLYEPRQPEDDDPTEQPRPPPRPATSLLLEPRSLLVLRGTAYTRLLHGIAAASVDALDAASLPRNAAACPSAQAGARLVRGTRVSLTIRRVPRVLRAGLLLSK